From the Pseudorasbora parva isolate DD20220531a chromosome 2, ASM2467924v1, whole genome shotgun sequence genome, the window AACATAAATAAAGAATAAGAATGTTTCCATCTTAAAcaggaaaaactaaacaaatacaaaataataaaatgtattgtaatATGTACCTAgatttaatttgtttaatttgatcGGACATGACACACACGGGAACCAATTAAGTTAAGCGTGACGTGAGGAGGGGTCCTAACCGTCAAACTTGAATTTTGTCACTGAAAAACGGTTTCAATCTCGGTATGCAAGCACAAAGCTAAATCCTAAACGGGTTCAGAAGATTTCAGAAGTCATTTTCTTTTCCCAGCATAGTCAACCGGCACACAACTAACGTTATAACGTAAATAATACGATTATTACTTTAAGGTTATGGAGTTTGACAGAACCAGTCCCTATCCACTTTCTCAGCATGGGAAAACCGAAGCTCGGGTATTGTAAGAAACACGCCTCACAAGACTTTGTAACCACGTTAAGGTGAGTAAcgtgaattacaaaaaaattaattgtggCCTGAATCGTTTATCAATGAATATGTGGAGTTGGTTGTTGAATATTGTTGACTGCAAACATGCGATAGAGACTAGTAAGgttcacttcacctctccatccGCTTCTGCGCCTTCTCCTTCTCTTTGGCCGCGATGTTTTCCAGCATCACCTCGATCGGAGGGTGCCACTCTCTCTCCTCGGCCATCAGCTCCTCTAGCCGGGCGTGAGAGGGCCAGAGTTTGGCCGGGTCAACCCCAGACGCGCGTCCATAACGGCCGAACAGTCTGCGCTCATACTTCTCAGTCTTCTGCCAGTCGGGTGTCTTCTCGCTCTCTTTGTCTGGTATGTAGGGGTTCTTTATATTCAACCGGAGGGGTCTAGGGTTATAGTTCGCGATCTGCTGGACTACAGCCGGTATACAGGAGTTGAATTTACTAACGCTTAAGAATAAGGCTGTCCTCCTGCATAGCATGGAGGCCGCCATGTTTGATGACAACCCAGTGACCTCTGACGTCATATAGACGCGTGGTGCTGACGTCTTTACGCCCTCTGCTGGTGTAAATGAAAGTGTCAAAAAGGATGTACACTAGTTGGAGCCCCTTTTGCCTTTTAATTCATCGTGGAATATAGTCAGCAAGGTGCTGGAAACATTCCTTTATTGTCTTTgtcatgtaaaaaaacaaaaacaaagcaggaaccaagttgtttcaaacctagctatataaatgtctttgtttTGTGGAACATAAATGAAGGTtgtttgaagaatgttggtaaacAGGCAGTTaacggtagccattgacttccatagtagagGGGGAAACCTATGTCTACCCATATTtgctttaaaatatctttttgtgttcaacagaacaaaagaaactcattcaggtttggaacaacttgagagcgagtaaatgatgacagaatcatTTTTGGGCGAATCCCTTTAATGAGaaacacatttaaatgcatTGGTTTTCAGCTTGAGTGTTTGTTGGTATTGTGGGACTGATGAGTCTTCTCTGTTTCTCCACCCTCGCTCCTCCCTGATCATTTTCGTTTAGAGTTTAATCATCACCCCAGGGGGCCTTTAACAATGCTATTTCAATCCTCAAAGGTTTTGTGGGTCCTAAATGGTGGACTCTTAAATCTTTTCCGGTAGTTTAGCGGCACAGTGGGATCCTATTGTTGGAAATAAAGGTCTTAAATGGATCTGGTCCGCTGGTATTGTTTATCACAGAGTCCGGACCGTACTATGAAAAACAAAGATGATGGCTGATTTTAAATCTCTTGGAGCCGTTTTGGCCACattgcatatttatttaattgaattacTTTAAAGAAAGAAGAACAATAGAACACATATTATGAAGGACTAATTATAGAAATGTGTAAGTACAAAAAGAATATAAACAGATAAAACATGaaaggatagatagatagatagatagatagatagatagatagatataataGGCTACATATGATAGGCCTTTTTATTGCATTCTCTACAATGAATATTTCCATATGAATCACTAAATAAGCAGATAAAGGAACTTTGCTTGAATATTAATATCAGTCactttaattatgtattttaatgcTATGATCTTAATCCGGTAAATCAAGCAATAGTGAAAGTTTATAAGGTTAAGCTTTATAGACTACGATCGAGTTTATTTTACAAACACACTGAGAGTTTCTGTCCTCACGTAATTTACTGATGAATGGATGAATTATCATGTTTGAAGAGTCTTAAGGGGGCTTAGATTTTTCCCTGAGTGTTTCTTTCACCCACAGGGCTGCATGTGGTCTACTTCTGTTCTTATTAATGGTCCGTGCCAGCTTCAGTGAGCAGATGAGCAGAAACTCTGCTTTGAATTTCTGGAACGCAGCATGGGAGGGTTGGATTATTAACCAGCAAACACTCTGAGGAAGAAAAAGGCCTTTGTTTTAAATGCTCCAGCCCTCCCTCTCTATCACAAACCCCTCCTCTCTTTCCGCTACTCTTCTTTTAGTTTTGATTtcttttcaaaaatgtaaagaTGGGACAAACAAGCAGCTTTAGAATGCGGCTCTTGGAGAGACAGATGTCAGAGCTTTTGTGTGGAGACGAGCGCATCATTATAACTCAAAAGTTCCCATGGCGGGGGGTTGAGGAGGGTTTGAGAGGGGTCCGCAGTGTGCCATGCGTGACACAGGACTTAATTTAGACACCGGTGATCGGTGCCAACTGAGAGGCTTTAAAGACACGACCGTCTGAGAAAATCAGGTCTGCTGGCATTAATGCCAGGACTTTATCATGTAatgatatataataataaaaagctgTGGCAAGTGTCACAAGTAGGCCTGCTGTCACACAAATGGTACATTTGCTCAGCAATTCAAAAAACCTTAagtaataaacttttataaataaaatgttttattttattaatcaatgtacaatatgatggatggatggatattttgttattgttgtttgacattttaagacctaatgcattGATCCCATTGACACGCATTCGGTTTCTTTCCCTGACTGACATCGTTCACTTAAAGCATAAGTGACTGGGTTTGCATGAATACTCATCAAAACAGCCATTTTGacataactgtgtgtgtatttgacagtttgAGTGTAACAAGACACAAAACAGAACTGAAGGGATCACACACTTTCAGAgagtttcggtgtgtgtgtcagacagcgcaaGACTGCAAGGAGTTGTTGTtagttgtgtgtgtttaataactctttttaacatcaagcaagtcacataagttacagtagtcgtgtgcccagtctattctctgctatacgCATTGGTctaaaacgtacacttttcacaatatttaattaaaatcattcaaGTATTGTGTGCtgttgcgatatgtacatttgcgttatttcgataattttgatatattgcacagccctcaTAGATaccaaataatttaaaatactcTTAAATTAATTTAGAGAGACTAAAGGCCTGTTTGCACCAAGGACGATAGCTTTAAAGATAACTATATAAGCATCCACACCAGACGATATCGCTCTGTTCAGTCTacgtgtgtatttgtgtgtcaCTTTAAATGCTCATTAGAGTTCATTACAGCAGGATTGGATGATGGATTttgtttttatcattcatcacctgaaaaaaaaggttctgaaaGTGACTCCAACAACATAATTTTTCTATATCGTTATCGCTGTGTTAATATTGAGTAAAATGTTTAGACCGATATCTTTATCGTTATCTTATAGTTATTgtccttggtgtgaatgggccttaACTCTTTAAAACAATTCATCGTGTAACTGATTCCAAGCAGTGTAACTAAACACCTTTTTATCCATATTTATACAAACTTTCGGGATGTTCTTGTGAACGGAGACCATAAGTCTTTACAGCTTTTTGAACGGTATGCTTCGGTAAATAAGAGGGAAGCAAACCCAGGATAGTTATAAAGATTGTCAGTGTATTTTCCAAGCTCTCTGTGTGAAAGGAGCTATGGATAGATGGACAGTAaagatggacagatagatggagAAAATGAATATATCTTTACACAAAagattttaatcttttttttattgatatcACACCACAAATGCCTTCAATTGGGCTTAACTTGTACTGATCCGTCCTTGAATATTCCCAGTGATACCTTTAGCAACAGGCGCAGGACAGGACATCATTGTTATTTGGCATGTCTAGACATGAAAGGTCAGCTATATAGGTACTATGGATGGGATTGTTCTCTTGTGAGTTCATCCAAAGAAACCATCCATATGGCCTTATGATTAAATATTTACAGGCCAAGCCATTTCCAACCAACTCATGAGAAATTCATGGAGCTCTTGCATTATGGGATGTTTCTATTCCTGTTCACTGCTGTTTCCCCCTCCCACAATAACTGGAGAACAACCCAGGGAATTTCCAGATGTCAACTGAGTAAACATGATGATCTCTCATGCTTTTAATGTGCACACAATGACCTGTAATACGTACATTTGTTCACTGATCACGtttaaatcattcattcatttagcaGTTGCTTTTTCAATGCAGCATACaaatgagaggaaaaaaaaaaaaatatatatatataaatatatatatatatatatatatatatatatatatatatatatatatatatatatatatatatatatagttatggTATATTATCGTACATCATTTCACAGCTGAATTGAACACTTCACAATAAgttctcatttgttaacattagttaatgcattgtgTTACTGAGCAATATATTCGTACAGTATTTATTAACCtaatataagaccttacagctcacagtgcatctcagagcaaatgagaatcatgaggtcaaaggaactgcctgaagattTCAGAGATAGAATTCTGGccaggcacagatctggccaaggtgagcctctcctcagtgcaagacacatgaaggTTTGCTTAAAACAAAACACCTAAAGGACTCCAGGATGGtaagaaataagattctctggtctgatgagaccaagatagaactttttagCATTATTTTTAAGCAGTATGtatggagaaaaatatcacctgtccaatacagtcccagcagtgaagcatggtggtggcagcatcatgctgtggggtgcttttcagctgcagggacaggatgaTTGGCTGCAATTGAGGGAAAGATaaatgcggccaagtacaggaTATCCTGGAAAatcttctccagagtgctcaacaCCTGCATCTCTGAGATGGAGcactctggagagacctgaaaatggctgtccaccaataTTTACCacccaacctgacagaactggagaggatcttaGAAGGAGGAAtagcagaggatccccaaatccagatgtgaaaaacttgttgcatctttctcaaaaagactcatggctgtattacaTCAAAAGAGTGATTCTACTAAATACTGCAcagtctgaatacttaggatcATGTGATGTTTCAGTTTTCCTTTtgtaataaatctgcaaaaatgtcaacaattctatgtttttctgtcaatctggggtgctgtgtgtacattaatgattttagcaaatggttgcaatataacaaagtgaaaaatgtaaaggggtctgaatactttccgtgcatatactttacttttacttatcattattaaattaatgttcTACTAAAACATGCTGGATCAATTTTatagacagggcttagattaaggcATGATTTGGCTGTAGTTCAATTGTGGTATTAAAGTAGCTTTAATAACGTgtgcaagaaaaaagaaaaaaaaaacatcttgagacaaaacaatgacaagATTTTAAGCAAGTTtctttaaaacagctcaaacatgcattttagtctggggcTAGGGTTATAATGTTATGGTGTTAGGGTAGCAACCCAGGGTTTTTTTAGCTCTTCCATTGCATTTCACTCACAACTAGCTGTTTAGTATGGAAAATTTTAGTATGGAATGGCTCGTTTCTGCCACTTAAAAAAGACATGCTCTAGTAAATCCTAATTATGACACACTAAgtcataaatattattaaaattataaaaagtttaaattatgtgCTTAAAGTTGAAATATGTCATACTCTCAAAATTAGGACgtaaaatagtgaaataatggcATACTAAGTAAAagttatagcatgttaaaatgatgacaaaatcataatttttatcataattttgcctttttaagtcataattattaaaattgtgtgtgtggcGGAATTGTGCTTACTTAGTTTACAATTTGCGCAAatctctttatatatatatatatatatatatatatatatatatatatatatatatatatatatatatatatatatattctctctATATATACTTGTTATGTAGGTGTTTTAGGGTTGAAATGATATATTACTGGCTCGTAATGACTCATCTTTCTGGAAATAAACATTCAAGCTGAGCATGTGCATTTTGGGCCACAGGATCTCTTATACTGCATCTGTTGGCACAGAACTGCGTACTGCACATGGAATATATGGCACGGTAGTGTGCCATTCTGAACGCAGCCATTCTGTTGAGATGTTTGACCGCTCCGTATTAGACAGAAGTAAATATCAGCGGTGCACATGCAGAGTGTGACATTGCTCATGTTCTCATCCTGCAGGCGGATCTGGAAGTCTTCATGTCATTGTTTAAATGATTCCCCTTCACTAAACTGGGAACGAACCCAAGCTAGAAGTACACGTGAAAGCACCTCAGGAGGGGAGCGTGTTCAGCGGGGAGCTTTTCAATAATGGACGTACCACATTGAGCTCCCGTTAATAATGTGTTTCTGTCACCGCGGGAGACAGAAAACCGCATTTCAGAGGCGGACGAGAGAATAATGGGATGCAAAGTTAAGGAAACTTAGTCATAACTCACTATGGCtccttttcaaacattttccgTGTCTTTTGGCTTTGTTTAAcaggcaaaaataaataaataaataaagcatggTGATTTTAGAGCACAGTGGATTGTTAACCCATGAACATCATCATTGAAGCTGTTATTATCGTAAATGTGTTTTCTGATTATAGTGTTTTCACAGATGAAATTATGGATTGAAGCAATTATCCATATGTCAGTGAACATTAGTGTTTATAGACAAGATTGAAAGGAATGTTAAAACTTCGAACATGTTAAGTTTATCTGTGGAAAActgttaaaaattattttattttgccccTTAGTTTGTTTAAACATAAACAATTGTGTTCACGTTGGAtgtttaaaagcagaaatgTGATGCTTATTAAATAACTTGCGTTAATTCTTCTAACATGTAATGTGAACTCTACAGTCAAAATCGTCCTTTTAGTGGTGGCGCTACATTTCTAAAACTGAGAAGTCTTTAATGTCAGCCTGTAAGATAGTCAAGTCTCATGATTTGATCTGCCCTTACATGTTGGATTGAAATTGTGGCTAGCAAACAAAAACAATCTCAAGTGTTAAGTTTGATCTTGGCTTTCTTGAAAAGAAAAATGGGAGGAAAAAAGACAATGTGGGTGgagcatagaccgtaaaaaaaatatggacgactcgacatcatccgtttccgcttggcagatttgaagctttcaggcggccttgcacggcgcggacatcttgggaccgagtctgcgcagtagcgatttcgggaccggagttgcgcagtagagcgcaggaagtagagcaggaagtacagccgcgatatcaaaagcccgcccacactctcgcagatgcagaacaattaattatgttggtgtgaaataaacagttatggaaatgtagaaattaaagctaaagctctaatctgctcccaaaaatttcgaaaaaagtccgttagtgcctcagtgacaacttcactcagagaagccgtcagtctcagctgtcaatcatgacgtcacaccccccgtttttatagcatcagataactaactcaaactaaacttattttaaaaacgaacacctgaaatgaaatcatcgtgatgataactgccttcagtgacataaactaacttttgggaaacatttttgaagtgcaattttattatttagtttgcctcgcgtccattagaaaacacagaggggcggctatactgggaccggtcaccggggggcgatcgaggcccgaaagcttcagtaaatgagagggagactgcaggcttggggTGGAGCACAAAGTGGTGGTTTGTATAGTTGTCGCACAAATTGCGTCATCAGGTTCTTTGCTCCTACTCGCTTTTGATTTGGCGTTCATCACAGGAGACGTCGCACTGCAGGACTGCACCTCAAAACCTCTGACAACTGttagaatttcgtctgaggtcaaATTTGATCACAACAGTCATTTAAACGGCTGTTGGGGAACGTCAAACTAGCGATTAAAGACAAAAGATTTTGGCCCAGGATCCGAGGAATCTTTTAGAAATCGCAAAATTGGTCTCAGATGGCCAAATCAGGGCTAAAATTGTACATTGTGCTTATGGGATTCATATAGGTTTCACTGTGCAAAAATATTAGGTTAATTGATTTTTATCACACTAGATTCATGTTAACATGCAATGTTGAAATCATCTTTCTCTAGACCTTATGAGGCAGAGAAACAAGCCTGCAGCCATCTTTAGAATAAAGGGTTGGATCTTCCGTTTAGCGGTAGCTCTGTATATTTATATGGCATCCCTGTCCAAGTAGCTGGTGAAGCTGGTGAAGTGGATTGACTTATTGTAGTTATCAAGAGCATTCGAAAGTTTGAAGTGGATGTCAAAACAAATGTCTGGGTTGATTTTAAAAAGAGTGGTTTGTTCATAAATCCGTAAGATCTTAACTTCATGCTGTGAAAATACAAATCGGAAGACAGAACACAACGAGAGTGGCGCTGAAAAGGCGCATATATAAAGTCTAGAGATTCCATTATGTGGAATTTTTGTGGTAATGTCACAGATGCAATTCATAGagcttaaaatgtattaaacggGTGGTTAATTATGATCTCACTTTTTTAATGATACTCACtttgtttgagcataaacaatatCTACAAAGTTacaacgctcaaagttcaaagcaaagggaaacattttcttttacagaaattgctttttaaggactacaacaaatggCTGGTAGAGACACGCAAGCCTCCTCCCGAGTTAGTGGCATCACTATTTTGAggtaaaacttcacatacacactctggggacatcagagacttataTGCTGCATTCCAGGCAGGTTTCTGAGCCCGTAAGTTACGACTGGGTGACTCACAAGTCACGACTTTGTAGCGTTCCAAAGTCACACCAAACTGCCTGAGTGCAAGGAATTGTGgtagctagatgtaaacaaagcatggcaGACGTACAGGGCTTATGTTaatttacaatcatttatatggccaaaggtgcttactcctTTATTTGAGGGAAACTGAGGAGAAAAAAATGTCACATAAGACAAGGAaagctgttataccttttattttacgttattttatatttagaaatgtatttggtgTAGGACTTTCATAAACACCACATCCGTAGGGTCAGCCCATTTTTGTGACGCCAAATGTGACATCAGAACTCGTAACTGGGAGTATATCGATCTAGTACAAGTTCACGGGTGGGAAGTCACGGGTTTGACTGCCATTCCAGTGCACTTTCATGGGTAGAAGGTTAAAAAAACACAAGTTACCTGGAATGCGGCATTATTTTATAT encodes:
- the gadd45gip1 gene encoding large ribosomal subunit protein mL64 encodes the protein MAASMLCRRTALFLSVSKFNSCIPAVVQQIANYNPRPLRLNIKNPYIPDKESEKTPDWQKTEKYERRLFGRYGRASGVDPAKLWPSHARLEELMAEEREWHPPIEVMLENIAAKEKEKAQKRMEREKTIAANMAKMPKMVADWKKQKKEIKQKQREEKIKRDKLLAEARERFGYALDPRSIKFKEMVAEIEKEEKKKRKLLKRRKREEEQGLPTATAESSQ